Sequence from the Nitrincola iocasae genome:
CGGTTGGTGATGAAGCGGCGGATACACTGGTAGCCAAGCTGCGTCAGCGGATGCAGAGCCTGAAAGTGGGTGCTTACTCCGACAGCAGCAATGACTTTGGTCCATTGATCACCGCAGCCCATAAAGCCAAGGTGGAAGGTTATATTCGCAGTGCTGAAGAAGAAGGCGCTGTAGTCGTGGTGGATGGCCGTAACCCGGCTGTGAATGATGCCGATGGTTTCTTTGTCGGTGGTACCTTGATCGATCAGGTCAAGGCGGGTATGCGCTGCTACGAAGAGGAAATCTTTGGTCCGGTACTGGTGGTGGTGCGTGTGGACTCCATGCAGGCGGCAATGGATCTGATTGATGCGCATGAGTATGGCAACGGTACCTGTCTGTTCACCCGTGACGGTGAAGCAGCGCGCTATTTCAGTGATAACATCCAGGTCGGTATGGTGGGTATCAACGTGCCCCTGCCGGTGCCTGTGTCTTATCACAGCTTCGGTGGCTGGAAACGCTCACTGTTTGGGGATCTGTTTGCCTATGGTCCGGATGGGGTGCGTTTCTACACCCGCCGTAAAACCATTACCCAGCGCTGGCCGTCATCCGGTGTACGTGAAGGGGCGCAATTCTCCTTCCCGTCCTGAACTGAACACTGATCTGTTAGCTGTTCAGAAAAGCCAGGGGCCTGATTCCGTTTCAGGGATCAGGCCTTAAAGCCTTTCAGTAATCTGGGCTCCAAAGCCACGCTGGTTTTGGCATCGGCAATCCATACCTGCCCTTCATTGATGCTGATCTGCAGTTGTAGATTACGGTCTGCCAGAGCGCCCAACGCCTTGACGCTGTCATCGCTGATTTCCCAGACTTCCAGATTTTCGTAGCGCTGCAAGGCCTGCTGATTTTGCTGCCACCAGATCGGCACACTGCGACCGCCATAGGTATACACCTTGACGTGTCCGGCTTGCTGACTGGCCTTACGCAGCCATTTTTCATCTACCTGCCCGAAAATAATCCACAGATCGATACCCCCATGCAGGTTGGGTGCCCAGAGTTCTGCCCCACCCTCACCGCTGAGGTCGCGGGCAAACTCCAGCTGCTCTGACGCATTCAGGGCAAACGCCAGCAGCCGGATCATCAGGCGCTCATCGGTTTCTGAAGGGTGTTGTGCCAGTCGTAGGGCATAATCCTGATAGTGATGTCGATCCATATCAGCAATTTGCAACTGGGCTTTAATAACCTGGGCTTTAAGCGCCATAGGGGTCCTTTTCAGCAAGTAGAGGGGGTAAGGGGCAATCGAGGCAGTCAGCAATCGCCCGCAGCAGCTCCGCTTCCGTCACGCTGATCCGGCCATCATGGCTGGCACAGGTGACCAGTGCCTGCAACAGTGAGGGTTTTTGCAGGGGGCGCAGGTGTGCCAGCTTATTCAGATCCAGCTCCAGCTGCTTAAGACTTGGGCGCTCAGATTGGCTGAAATCCTCATGAATCTGCAGTTGCGCCGCTGTTTCCTGGTAAGCCTTGGCAGCAGTGGCTTGATCACTGTGTCCGGCGTGGGCGAACAAGGTGATTAGCCGTTGCATTTCAGGGTGACAGTTTTTCAGCTTGAAGCGTTTAGCGCTTTGGCGGCGACCTTCCAGGTGACCTATAACAATTTTACGCAATGACCACTCAAACAGACTGATCTTGTTATCGGCGCGGATTAATAGATCCATACAGGACTTGAAGGTCTTATATTGCTCAGCTGTGAGTTGCTTCAATGCAGGTAGGGCCAGGTCTGTCAGAGGTAGTCGCAGGCGGGCATCCAGTGAGATCAGCGCGTTCAGATGCTGCTTTAACATGGCGTAGGTATCAGGATGGGCCTGCTGCTCAAGTTCGATCAGTTGCTGCTCGCGTATCTGAGCATCGTCACTGAGCAACAGGCCGTAGATCAACGCCCTGGCTGAAAAGGGCTCGTGGGCGGCTGCCAGAAGTTGCTCATCCAAAGCTTGCAGCAGATTGCGGGCATAGGCCAGGTGCGCGGCATCGGGATCACCCATGGCTGCCATAGAGTGCTGAGCGGCCTGATGGGCATTTACGCTACTGGCTGTCATGGCCATCGCGGCCAGGGCCGATGCTTGCATATCGCCGGACCCGGTCGGCTGTTGTGACTCTTCTTGGGCAATCTCTGCTTGCGTAGGGCGTTCAGGTTGCGGCAGCTCGCCGTTCCAGCCAGGATCAACTCGCTTGATGCGTTCCTCCAGCGGCGGGTGGGTAGCCAGCAAGGAAGTCAGGCCGGAGCTGCCGGAACTGCCGAAATACATATGGCTGAATTCATTGGCACCGG
This genomic interval carries:
- a CDS encoding M48 family metallopeptidase encodes the protein MNFFEHQDRARRKTLQLVLLFILGVISLILTLTLAVGMFLYFQQGSAGSTGQGQLPSVSQVFSTEQLPLLGGIALAVCAVVLLGSLFRRMQLGSGGHTVAEALGGRLLNTATRDANEKRILNVVEEMALASGIAVPPVYLLDDDGINAFAAGFNPQDAVIGITRGAIELLSRDELQGVIAHEFSHILHGDMRLNIRLISWLYGILLLGLIGRFLLSSLRFRRVRSSRNDKSAAVMMLLGVGLLIVGYAGSFFGNLIKAAVSRQREFLADASAVQYTRNPQGIAGALKKIGGHYAGSSLNAPGANEFSHMYFGSSGSSGLTSLLATHPPLEERIKRVDPGWNGELPQPERPTQAEIAQEESQQPTGSGDMQASALAAMAMTASSVNAHQAAQHSMAAMGDPDAAHLAYARNLLQALDEQLLAAAHEPFSARALIYGLLLSDDAQIREQQLIELEQQAHPDTYAMLKQHLNALISLDARLRLPLTDLALPALKQLTAEQYKTFKSCMDLLIRADNKISLFEWSLRKIVIGHLEGRRQSAKRFKLKNCHPEMQRLITLFAHAGHSDQATAAKAYQETAAQLQIHEDFSQSERPSLKQLELDLNKLAHLRPLQKPSLLQALVTCASHDGRISVTEAELLRAIADCLDCPLPPLLAEKDPYGA
- a CDS encoding YaeQ family protein, whose product is MALKAQVIKAQLQIADMDRHHYQDYALRLAQHPSETDERLMIRLLAFALNASEQLEFARDLSGEGGAELWAPNLHGGIDLWIIFGQVDEKWLRKASQQAGHVKVYTYGGRSVPIWWQQNQQALQRYENLEVWEISDDSVKALGALADRNLQLQISINEGQVWIADAKTSVALEPRLLKGFKA